Proteins from a single region of Diaphorobacter limosus:
- a CDS encoding ATP-dependent helicase yields the protein MSGLNLAQLQAVHYTDGPCLVLAGAGSGKTRVITHKIAHLIEKGLAPRRIAAITFTNKAAAEMRERAAGLIGRAAKEVLVCTFHALGVRMVREDGHMLGLKPSFSILDQDDVTSILKDCAGGTTDLATARQWQWTISNWKNQGWDARRALAMAGDDHERSIALIMQRYEERLTAYQSVDFDDLIGMPMRLLKGHPEVREKWQRLLGHVLVDEYQDTNATQYELLKFLVGERARFTAVGDDDQSIYGWRGATLDNLKKLPQDFPQLKVIKLEQNYRSTSAILRAANNVIGPNPKLFPKTLFSELGEGEPVRVVPCDNEEHEAERAVARIQSLRAAANPPPAWKNFAILYRANHQAKPFEKALRKANIPYKVSGGTSFFDRAEIRDLCAWFRLWINNDDDPAFLRAITAPKRGVGHTTLGALGEFATQHKQSMFGALFNAMLPAVVPKRGLEGLMEFGRQINELEHRARHTHGAEDARAFLTDWLKDIAYEQHLYDGEDSEKVAAARWSNVLEFCDWMAQRAGGQIDDAAGTTVAPTKNLLEVAQTIALLSTISEREQEQDMVVLSTLHASKGLEWPHVMLVGVTEGMLPFKLDDDDGRQQKVSDDIAARLQEERRLMYVGITRAQRSLAVSWTKKRKKGREMVACQPSRFIAEMKLDAATTREDPREKLRQLRAEFAAKAQAGAGTNP from the coding sequence ATGTCCGGACTCAACCTCGCCCAACTCCAGGCCGTGCACTACACCGACGGCCCCTGCCTGGTGCTGGCCGGCGCGGGCTCGGGCAAGACGCGCGTCATCACGCACAAGATCGCGCACCTGATCGAGAAGGGCCTGGCGCCGCGGCGCATTGCCGCCATCACCTTCACCAACAAGGCCGCCGCCGAGATGCGCGAGCGCGCCGCCGGGCTGATAGGCCGCGCCGCCAAGGAGGTGCTGGTCTGCACCTTCCACGCCCTGGGCGTGCGCATGGTGCGCGAGGACGGCCATATGCTGGGGCTCAAGCCCAGCTTCAGCATCCTGGATCAGGACGACGTGACCAGCATCCTGAAGGACTGCGCCGGCGGCACCACCGACCTGGCCACGGCGCGCCAGTGGCAGTGGACGATCAGCAACTGGAAGAACCAGGGCTGGGACGCGCGCCGCGCGCTGGCCATGGCCGGCGACGACCATGAGCGCTCCATCGCCCTGATCATGCAGCGCTACGAGGAGCGACTCACTGCATACCAAAGCGTGGACTTCGACGACCTGATCGGCATGCCCATGCGGCTATTGAAGGGCCACCCCGAGGTGCGCGAGAAATGGCAGCGCCTGCTGGGCCATGTGCTGGTCGATGAATACCAGGACACCAACGCCACGCAGTACGAGCTGCTGAAATTCCTGGTGGGCGAACGCGCGCGCTTCACCGCCGTGGGCGACGACGACCAGAGCATCTACGGCTGGCGCGGCGCCACGCTGGACAATTTGAAGAAGCTGCCGCAGGACTTTCCGCAGCTCAAGGTCATCAAGCTGGAGCAGAACTACCGCTCCACCTCGGCCATCCTGCGCGCGGCCAACAACGTCATCGGCCCGAATCCCAAGCTGTTTCCCAAGACCCTGTTCAGCGAGCTGGGCGAGGGCGAGCCGGTGCGCGTGGTGCCCTGCGACAACGAGGAGCACGAGGCCGAGCGCGCCGTGGCGCGCATCCAATCCCTGCGCGCCGCGGCCAACCCGCCGCCGGCCTGGAAGAACTTCGCCATCCTGTACCGTGCCAACCACCAGGCCAAGCCGTTCGAGAAGGCGCTGCGCAAGGCCAACATCCCCTACAAGGTCTCGGGCGGCACGTCGTTCTTTGACCGCGCCGAGATCCGCGACCTGTGCGCCTGGTTCCGCCTGTGGATCAACAACGACGACGACCCGGCCTTTCTGCGCGCCATCACCGCGCCTAAGCGCGGCGTGGGCCACACCACGCTGGGCGCCCTGGGCGAATTCGCCACGCAGCACAAGCAAAGCATGTTCGGCGCGCTGTTCAACGCCATGCTGCCGGCCGTGGTGCCCAAACGCGGGCTGGAGGGGCTGATGGAGTTCGGCCGCCAGATCAACGAGCTGGAGCACCGCGCGCGCCACACGCACGGCGCGGAAGACGCGCGCGCCTTCCTCACCGACTGGCTCAAGGACATAGCCTACGAGCAGCATCTGTACGACGGGGAGGACAGCGAGAAGGTGGCCGCCGCGCGCTGGAGCAATGTGCTGGAGTTCTGTGACTGGATGGCCCAGCGCGCCGGCGGGCAGATCGACGATGCCGCCGGCACCACGGTGGCACCGACAAAAAACCTGCTGGAGGTGGCGCAGACCATCGCCCTGCTCTCGACCATCTCCGAGCGCGAACAGGAGCAGGACATGGTGGTGCTGTCCACCCTGCACGCCAGCAAGGGACTGGAATGGCCGCATGTGATGCTGGTCGGCGTGACCGAGGGCATGCTGCCCTTCAAGCTCGACGATGACGACGGCCGGCAGCAAAAGGTCAGCGACGACATCGCCGCGCGCCTGCAGGAAGAGCGCCGCCTGATGTACGTGGGCATCACCCGCGCCCAGCGCAGCCTGGCCGTCAGCTGGACAAAAAAGCGCAAGAAGGGCCGCGAAATGGTGGCCTGCCAACCGAGCCGCTTCATCGCCGAGATGAAGCTGGACGCCGCCACCACCCGTGAAGACCCGCGCGAGAAGCTGCGCCAGCTGCGCGCCGAATTCGCCGCCAAGGCCCAGGCCGGCGCCGGCACCAACCCCTGA
- a CDS encoding universal stress protein, translating to MSTDIQTILYASGLGDGCETTLAYAINLANRLGARLLVLTVIDEERERSLIDIDSHVPQEALNQYHDDRAARARAHIDAQISAFYAVRAGNAPQRPITELLVHEGDDVPQAILDEAERSGVDLILLGSRGAGLLAGLLFGSVAQEVARRTRKPLLLVPSEDC from the coding sequence ATGAGCACCGACATCCAGACCATTCTCTATGCGTCCGGCCTGGGCGACGGCTGCGAAACCACGCTGGCCTATGCGATCAATCTCGCCAACCGCCTCGGTGCCCGGCTGCTGGTGCTGACAGTGATCGACGAGGAGCGCGAGCGCTCGCTGATCGACATCGATTCGCATGTGCCGCAGGAGGCGTTGAACCAGTACCACGACGACCGCGCCGCACGGGCCCGTGCGCACATCGACGCACAGATCTCCGCCTTCTACGCCGTGCGTGCCGGCAACGCGCCGCAGCGCCCCATCACCGAGCTGCTGGTCCACGAGGGCGACGACGTGCCGCAAGCCATCCTGGATGAAGCCGAGCGCAGCGGTGTCGATCTGATCCTGCTCGGGTCGCGCGGCGCCGGACTGCTGGCCGGCCTGCTGTTCGGCTCGGTCGCGCAGGAGGTGGCACGCCGCACGCGCAAGCCGCTGCTGCTGGTGCCGTCGGAGGACTGCTGA
- a CDS encoding CoA-binding protein — protein sequence MPSNVQMRSVGDFKYYVGISSLTQVASRDDRVCVLNILGGESSDVTPVSHAYSGGNVVCGTAPGKGGSVLETPIGNIPVYNNVRDALAAGHRFNCGVVYLPPSAARDGVAELIRVNPDLRKIFIITEKIAVHDAREIRAMGQHNGIDIFGANGLGVADSWNQVRIGGALGGDKPGDSLKPGSVAIFSNSGGFSTTIAQYLRMAGWGTTTVISSGKDVYIHYAAPEFAFALANDARSKAAVLYCEPGGYYEYDAHFTKPVVACVVGRWKSKLTRAVGHAGAMAGGNDDAQAKERWFMEKFGVDGIFSPENPVCSAKGAVVTNIAHIPAALTAVMRKNATMPDFAPEGSLALKPWFGSDEGLDLPEALRIPVVEAIEPYGEQIAILNTQIGGVVPRQSMKDASGASQMDAKTQVTSLHGTSMLTAATLPLESNVALALVHDAGGENDRKLIAPTIAAYINLHGKPELVAAQASREAGNAPNAVLAAAAAIVGPKRQQAAREALRSIIERFHAAGLGNEFGASLSDSFDIAKVDASGLNLTGDKPDAQAERLLAGVKARGARSVFLRWLASQPGHPTEAAALAAICATLAWGPLSRKRISRATAESFPWWLQLFGTLIGASADASKHEAGAFCGIDDAKLLGELSLGETAFAALLGQLPSEGDLFAFQTLVGLLLTNGPGAISAQGAKGAVSSDGPEQPDRVQLNKALVGFLSHTGYAHGGNGYEGIAYLCEQFKGSGLTDPAAAEHGVDLKALATRAVEQYAQYKAAKKGSGSLDIAKLPGVNHPVFKDKPVNYDPREVFIGKLFEQRGETNVFHQFYRALVQQLFDAGVSRNVYCVNIDAVIAALLLKMLWQPLNAGRIGERELETAAFTIFLYPRMLGCAAEADDHLNRGRNMDTRTPASQCRFVA from the coding sequence ATGCCAAGCAACGTTCAAATGCGCAGTGTCGGCGACTTCAAGTACTACGTCGGCATCAGCTCGCTCACGCAGGTCGCCTCGCGCGATGACCGCGTCTGCGTGCTCAACATCCTGGGCGGCGAATCGAGCGACGTCACGCCCGTGAGCCATGCCTACTCGGGCGGCAACGTGGTCTGCGGCACCGCGCCCGGCAAGGGCGGCTCGGTGCTCGAAACGCCGATCGGCAACATCCCCGTCTACAACAACGTGCGCGACGCGCTGGCTGCGGGTCACCGCTTCAACTGCGGCGTGGTCTACCTGCCGCCCTCGGCGGCGCGCGACGGCGTGGCCGAGCTGATCCGCGTGAACCCCGACCTGCGCAAGATCTTCATCATCACCGAGAAGATCGCGGTGCACGATGCGCGCGAAATCCGCGCCATGGGGCAGCACAACGGCATCGACATCTTCGGCGCCAACGGCCTGGGCGTGGCCGACTCGTGGAACCAGGTGCGCATCGGCGGCGCCCTGGGCGGCGACAAGCCTGGCGATTCGCTCAAACCCGGCTCCGTCGCCATCTTCTCCAACTCCGGCGGCTTCTCGACCACCATCGCGCAGTACCTGCGCATGGCCGGCTGGGGCACGACCACGGTCATCAGCAGCGGCAAGGACGTCTACATCCACTACGCCGCGCCCGAATTCGCGTTCGCGCTGGCCAACGACGCGCGCAGCAAGGCAGCGGTGCTGTACTGCGAGCCCGGCGGCTACTACGAATATGACGCGCACTTCACCAAGCCCGTGGTGGCCTGCGTTGTCGGCCGCTGGAAGAGCAAGCTCACGCGCGCCGTGGGCCACGCAGGCGCCATGGCCGGCGGCAACGACGACGCCCAGGCCAAGGAACGCTGGTTCATGGAGAAGTTCGGCGTTGACGGCATCTTCTCGCCCGAGAACCCGGTGTGTTCGGCCAAGGGCGCGGTGGTGACCAACATCGCCCACATCCCAGCCGCGCTCACCGCCGTGATGCGCAAGAACGCCACCATGCCGGACTTCGCGCCCGAAGGCAGCCTGGCCCTCAAGCCCTGGTTCGGTTCCGACGAGGGGCTCGACCTGCCAGAGGCGCTGCGCATCCCCGTGGTGGAAGCCATCGAGCCCTACGGCGAGCAGATCGCCATCCTGAACACCCAGATCGGCGGTGTGGTGCCGCGCCAGTCCATGAAGGACGCCTCCGGCGCCTCGCAGATGGACGCCAAGACGCAGGTCACCAGCCTGCATGGCACCAGCATGCTCACCGCCGCCACGCTGCCGCTGGAGTCGAACGTGGCACTGGCCCTGGTGCACGACGCGGGCGGCGAGAACGACCGCAAGCTGATTGCGCCCACCATCGCCGCTTACATCAACCTGCACGGCAAGCCCGAGCTGGTCGCCGCGCAAGCCAGCCGCGAGGCCGGCAATGCGCCCAACGCGGTGCTGGCCGCCGCTGCCGCCATCGTCGGCCCCAAGCGCCAGCAGGCAGCGCGCGAGGCACTGCGCAGCATCATCGAGCGCTTCCACGCAGCGGGCCTGGGCAACGAGTTCGGCGCTTCGCTGTCCGACAGTTTCGACATCGCCAAGGTGGATGCCAGCGGTTTGAACCTGACCGGCGACAAACCCGACGCGCAGGCCGAACGTCTGCTGGCGGGAGTCAAGGCGCGCGGCGCGCGCTCGGTGTTCCTGCGCTGGCTGGCCAGCCAGCCCGGCCATCCAACCGAAGCAGCAGCCCTGGCGGCGATTTGCGCCACGCTGGCCTGGGGACCGCTGTCGCGCAAGCGCATCTCGCGCGCCACGGCCGAAAGCTTCCCATGGTGGCTGCAATTGTTCGGCACGCTGATCGGCGCATCGGCGGATGCCAGCAAGCACGAGGCGGGCGCTTTCTGCGGCATCGACGATGCCAAGCTGCTGGGCGAGCTGAGCCTTGGAGAAACCGCCTTCGCCGCTCTGCTGGGCCAGTTGCCCAGCGAAGGCGACCTGTTCGCCTTCCAGACCCTGGTGGGCCTGCTGCTGACCAACGGACCCGGCGCCATCTCGGCCCAGGGCGCCAAGGGCGCGGTTTCGTCCGACGGGCCGGAGCAGCCCGATCGCGTGCAGCTGAACAAGGCGCTGGTGGGCTTCCTGAGCCACACCGGCTATGCGCACGGCGGCAACGGCTACGAGGGCATCGCCTATCTGTGCGAACAGTTCAAGGGCAGCGGCCTGACGGACCCTGCAGCCGCCGAGCACGGCGTCGACCTGAAGGCACTGGCCACACGCGCGGTGGAGCAGTACGCACAGTACAAGGCCGCCAAGAAGGGTTCAGGCAGCCTGGACATCGCCAAGCTGCCCGGCGTGAACCACCCGGTGTTCAAGGACAAGCCCGTCAACTACGACCCGCGCGAGGTGTTCATCGGCAAGCTGTTCGAGCAGCGCGGCGAGACCAACGTGTTCCACCAGTTCTACCGCGCGCTGGTGCAGCAGTTGTTCGATGCCGGCGTCTCGCGCAACGTGTATTGTGTGAACATCGACGCGGTGATCGCGGCACTGTTGCTGAAGATGCTGTGGCAGCCTTTGAATGCAGGGCGGATCGGCGAGCGCGAGTTGGAAACGGCCGCCTTCACCATCTTCCTGTACCCTCGCATGCTGGGCTGCGCCGCCGAGGCGGACGACCACCTCAACCGTGGCCGCAACATGGATACGCGCACGCCGGCATCGCAATGCCGTTTCGTGGCCTGA
- a CDS encoding ATP citrate lyase citrate-binding domain-containing protein: MQITGMLHGARLLEFAGFPVTEVLGPAASEEEIKAMLAKHGLIFIKPVFKGGIGKKGKAGLLGKAKDLQTALAEKERLYFAEHKVGHNKAKANGVTFEAGVPAEHEVYFSITDSTHFRAPMMTLTHMGGMDIEELEKKHVAMVPFDPLTGLKAFVVANALTEIGAPKEIISPLVQQLPKLWELYHNFGMTTLELNPIRMRPDKKGRLTPVACDFKCGFDRDDPRWQRLKLPLQLFAADYSAFEQEINTLRTHQGQSDVYVINDKGTVLAPTFGGGANSLVTEMLGDAAIISSDFGGNPPYEKMKEVARICFKHWLKQANVLFIIGGKSNNTDIFETLRAMADALREHFSKHGPTPLYVVLGRGGPNLVRGMGALRDTCDALGLPYRLFGFDSDMSEVIQFAKDVDTWMQGGGRAQIARRLGIEAPVAAA; this comes from the coding sequence ATGCAAATCACCGGCATGCTACATGGCGCCCGCCTGCTCGAGTTCGCGGGATTTCCTGTTACCGAGGTGCTTGGCCCAGCGGCCAGCGAAGAAGAGATCAAGGCCATGCTTGCCAAGCATGGCTTGATCTTCATCAAGCCCGTCTTCAAGGGCGGCATCGGCAAGAAGGGCAAGGCCGGCCTGCTGGGCAAGGCCAAGGACCTGCAGACCGCGCTGGCCGAAAAAGAGCGCCTGTACTTCGCAGAACACAAGGTCGGCCACAACAAGGCCAAGGCCAACGGCGTGACCTTCGAAGCCGGCGTGCCCGCCGAGCACGAGGTGTATTTCTCGATCACCGACTCCACGCATTTCCGCGCCCCGATGATGACGCTCACGCACATGGGCGGCATGGACATCGAGGAGTTGGAAAAGAAGCACGTGGCGATGGTGCCCTTCGATCCGCTGACGGGCCTGAAGGCCTTCGTGGTGGCCAACGCGCTGACCGAGATCGGCGCGCCCAAGGAGATCATCTCGCCGCTGGTGCAGCAGCTGCCCAAGCTCTGGGAGCTGTACCACAACTTCGGCATGACCACGCTGGAGCTCAACCCCATCCGCATGCGGCCCGACAAGAAGGGACGCCTGACGCCCGTGGCCTGCGACTTCAAGTGCGGCTTCGACCGCGACGACCCGCGCTGGCAGCGCCTGAAGCTGCCGCTGCAGCTGTTCGCCGCCGACTATTCGGCCTTCGAGCAGGAGATCAACACGCTGCGCACCCACCAGGGCCAGAGCGACGTGTACGTGATCAACGACAAGGGCACGGTGCTCGCTCCCACCTTCGGCGGCGGCGCCAACTCGCTGGTCACCGAAATGCTGGGCGACGCGGCCATCATCAGCTCGGACTTCGGCGGCAACCCGCCCTACGAGAAGATGAAGGAGGTGGCGCGCATCTGCTTCAAGCACTGGCTCAAGCAGGCCAACGTGCTGTTCATCATCGGCGGCAAGAGCAACAACACCGACATCTTCGAAACGCTGCGCGCCATGGCCGACGCGCTGCGCGAGCACTTCAGCAAGCACGGCCCCACGCCGCTGTACGTGGTGCTGGGCCGCGGCGGCCCCAACCTGGTGCGCGGCATGGGCGCGCTGCGCGACACCTGCGACGCGCTAGGCCTGCCCTACCGCCTGTTCGGCTTCGACTCCGACATGAGCGAGGTGATCCAGTTCGCCAAGGACGTGGATACGTGGATGCAGGGCGGCGGGCGCGCGCAGATCGCGCGGCGCCTGGGAATCGAAGCACCGGTCGCGGCAGCCTGA
- a CDS encoding ABC transporter substrate-binding protein, translating into MQAISTGHPLSRRSALGRLAVLGAAPLAAGHALAQSDIELLDYAVRGTAPAGYPAAYATTVRAAEDEGRLTIHSTTDERVAAPLVADFRRMYPRITVTYEDLNSTELYHRFIAENQLGREAADVLWSSAMDQMVALATAGHALAYGSPEKGHLPAWAQWQDRLWATTYEPVVFAHHKPSLPEAEAPRSHAALAQWLAKSQGTQGGVVSYDIQKSGVGYFLAVQDAAASADTFWATAQALSAARPHLLLTTDAMVRQLADGRARFGMNLLGAYTVAQARSLPTLGVIFPEDYTLVTSRVLLINGRAAHPNAARLWLDYLLSRRGQTVMATASRLYALREDAQGETTGAALRQLLGNRARPVALGPELAAPLANAAYRDFILRWRAALGYTKG; encoded by the coding sequence ATGCAAGCGATATCCACCGGCCATCCGCTCTCGCGCCGCTCTGCGCTGGGCCGGCTGGCAGTCCTGGGCGCAGCCCCCCTCGCGGCAGGGCATGCGCTGGCGCAAAGCGACATCGAACTGCTGGACTACGCCGTGCGCGGCACGGCCCCGGCAGGCTACCCCGCCGCCTACGCCACCACGGTGCGCGCCGCCGAGGACGAGGGGCGCCTGACCATTCACTCCACCACTGACGAGCGCGTGGCCGCGCCGCTGGTGGCGGACTTCCGGCGCATGTATCCGCGCATCACCGTCACCTACGAAGACCTGAACAGCACCGAGCTGTACCACCGCTTCATCGCCGAGAACCAGCTCGGCCGCGAAGCCGCCGACGTGCTCTGGAGTTCGGCCATGGACCAGATGGTCGCGCTGGCCACCGCCGGGCATGCGCTGGCCTACGGCTCGCCCGAAAAGGGCCACCTGCCCGCCTGGGCCCAGTGGCAGGATCGCCTGTGGGCCACGACCTATGAGCCCGTGGTGTTCGCCCACCACAAGCCCTCGCTGCCCGAGGCCGAGGCGCCGCGCAGCCACGCAGCGCTGGCGCAGTGGCTCGCGAAATCCCAGGGCACGCAGGGTGGCGTGGTGAGCTACGACATCCAGAAATCCGGCGTGGGCTACTTCCTCGCCGTACAGGACGCGGCCGCCAGCGCCGACACCTTCTGGGCCACGGCCCAGGCCCTGAGCGCCGCCCGCCCGCACCTGTTGCTGACCACCGATGCGATGGTGCGCCAATTGGCCGACGGCCGTGCGCGCTTCGGCATGAACCTGCTGGGCGCCTACACCGTGGCCCAGGCGCGCAGCCTGCCCACCCTGGGCGTGATCTTCCCCGAGGACTACACGCTGGTCACGTCGCGCGTGCTGCTCATCAACGGCCGCGCGGCGCATCCCAACGCGGCGCGCCTGTGGCTGGACTACCTGCTGTCGCGGCGCGGCCAGACGGTGATGGCCACCGCCTCGCGCCTCTACGCGCTGCGCGAGGACGCCCAGGGCGAGACCACCGGCGCCGCGCTGCGCCAGCTGCTGGGCAATCGTGCACGCCCCGTGGCCCTGGGCCCCGAATTGGCGGCGCCGCTCGCCAATGCGGCCTACCGCGACTTCATCCTGCGCTGGCGCGCGGCACTGGGTTACACGAAGGGGTAG
- a CDS encoding sensor histidine kinase, with protein MRLRSHLLRWLLVPLIALWAIGFRVQYARTLALANEAYDRTLLGSALAMAEQVSVQDGRLGVDVPDAALEMLESRAQDRIFYRVGCLDPPVAVTGYDDLPAPPSASGPGDGQPVFFDARYRGEPVRIVALRRPLYDPHLCGQLLIQVAETLGARQALSRRVLLDAGALQLALVAMAALLITLGVHRGLLPLKRIRDEIRARGQADLTPIRLGSVPREVVPLIEAINLHTNRQRRLNEAHRQFIADASHQLKTPLTVLKAQAAQALAQQDVQAMRDIVQEIHDSTDTTSRMVHQLLALARSDPAATTAQEPVELVELARTVCFDLLTPALARGIELGFDGHAPVTVPGQPLLLRELVANLVDNAIRYTPAGGQVAVAVRRDDTGHACIEVLDDGPGIAPAERETVFERFYRLHGSGADGCGLGLAIVRQIAERHGARVTLGDPPHGHGLLASVRFPG; from the coding sequence ATGCGCCTGCGTAGCCACCTGCTGCGCTGGCTGCTGGTGCCGCTCATCGCGCTGTGGGCCATCGGCTTTCGCGTGCAATACGCGCGCACGCTGGCGCTGGCCAACGAGGCCTACGACCGCACCCTGCTGGGCTCCGCGCTGGCCATGGCCGAACAGGTGTCGGTGCAGGACGGGCGCCTGGGCGTGGACGTGCCCGATGCCGCGCTGGAAATGCTCGAATCGCGTGCCCAGGACCGCATCTTCTACCGGGTCGGCTGCCTGGACCCGCCGGTGGCCGTGACCGGCTACGACGACCTGCCGGCACCGCCATCCGCATCCGGCCCCGGCGATGGCCAGCCGGTCTTCTTCGACGCCCGCTACCGCGGCGAGCCGGTGCGCATCGTGGCCCTGCGGCGGCCGCTGTACGACCCGCACCTGTGCGGCCAGCTGCTGATCCAGGTGGCCGAGACCCTGGGCGCGCGCCAGGCCCTGTCGCGGCGCGTGCTGCTGGACGCCGGCGCGCTGCAGCTTGCGCTGGTTGCGATGGCCGCGCTGCTCATCACGCTGGGCGTGCACCGCGGCCTGCTGCCGCTCAAGCGCATCCGCGACGAAATCCGCGCGCGCGGACAGGCCGACCTGACTCCCATCCGCCTCGGAAGCGTGCCGCGCGAGGTGGTGCCGCTGATCGAGGCCATCAACCTGCACACCAACCGCCAGCGGCGCCTGAACGAGGCGCACCGCCAGTTCATCGCCGATGCCTCGCACCAGCTCAAGACGCCGTTGACAGTGCTCAAGGCCCAGGCCGCGCAGGCCCTGGCGCAGCAGGACGTTCAGGCCATGCGCGACATCGTCCAGGAGATCCACGACAGCACCGACACCACCTCGCGCATGGTGCACCAGCTGCTGGCGCTGGCGCGCAGCGACCCGGCGGCCACGACCGCACAGGAGCCGGTGGAGCTGGTGGAGCTGGCGCGCACGGTCTGCTTCGACCTGCTGACGCCGGCGCTGGCGCGCGGCATCGAGCTGGGCTTCGACGGCCATGCCCCGGTGACCGTGCCAGGCCAGCCGCTGCTGCTGCGCGAACTGGTGGCCAACCTGGTGGACAACGCCATCCGCTATACGCCCGCGGGCGGGCAGGTGGCCGTGGCAGTGCGCCGCGACGACACAGGCCACGCCTGCATCGAGGTGCTGGACGACGGCCCGGGCATTGCGCCCGCCGAACGCGAGACGGTGTTCGAGCGCTTTTACCGCCTGCATGGCTCCGGGGCCGACGGCTGCGGCCTGGGCCTGGCCATCGTGCGCCAGATCGCCGAGCGGCACGGCGCGCGGGTCACGCTGGGCGACCCGCCCCATGGACACGGCCTGCTGGCCAGCGTGCGCTTTCCTGGCTGA
- a CDS encoding CitMHS family transporter, with the protein MLTALAYTMIIVFMALIMTKRLSAMVALIVVPIVFGLIGGFGMGLGPMMMDGIKKLAPTGVMLMFAILYFGIMIDAGLFDPIVKLVLRIVGGSPTKIVVGTFLLAAGVSLDGDGSTTYMITCAAMLPLYQRLGLNRLVLACVVMMAGQLMNILPWGGPTARAVSALHVEMGDVFVPMILPMIITGAWCTFVAFILGRREARRLGTIRADDLHGGDQSIAEVTGGDPTLARPKLLWVNALLTIGLMVVLIMDKLPLQVLFMVASAIALMINYPKLQQQKERLETHAANIVPVVSLIFAAGIFVGILSGTKMVDAIANSVIAMVPDWMGPYMAVVTAVLSIPFTFFISNDAFYFGILPILAKTAAVYGIGPVEIARASLVGQQVHLLSPLVASTYLLVGLAKVEFGDHQRFTLLWALSAAIVMLVAMLVLGVIPLTGSAT; encoded by the coding sequence ATGCTGACCGCACTCGCCTACACCATGATCATCGTCTTCATGGCGTTGATCATGACCAAACGTCTGTCGGCCATGGTGGCACTGATCGTGGTGCCCATCGTGTTCGGCCTCATCGGCGGATTCGGCATGGGGCTGGGACCGATGATGATGGATGGCATCAAAAAGCTCGCACCCACGGGCGTGATGCTGATGTTTGCCATCCTCTACTTCGGCATCATGATCGACGCCGGGCTGTTCGACCCCATCGTCAAGCTGGTGCTGCGCATCGTGGGCGGCAGCCCGACCAAGATCGTGGTCGGCACCTTCCTGCTGGCCGCTGGCGTCTCGCTGGACGGCGACGGCTCCACCACCTACATGATCACCTGCGCAGCCATGCTGCCGCTGTACCAGCGGCTGGGCCTCAACCGCCTGGTGCTGGCCTGCGTGGTGATGATGGCGGGCCAGCTGATGAACATCCTGCCCTGGGGCGGACCCACGGCCCGGGCCGTGAGTGCGCTGCACGTGGAGATGGGCGACGTCTTCGTGCCCATGATCCTGCCGATGATCATCACCGGCGCCTGGTGCACCTTCGTCGCCTTCATCCTCGGGCGGCGCGAGGCTCGGCGCCTGGGCACCATCCGCGCGGACGACCTGCACGGCGGCGACCAGTCCATCGCCGAAGTCACGGGCGGCGACCCGACGCTGGCGCGCCCCAAGCTGCTGTGGGTCAACGCCCTGCTCACCATTGGCCTGATGGTGGTGCTGATCATGGACAAGCTGCCCCTGCAGGTGCTGTTCATGGTGGCCTCGGCCATTGCGCTGATGATCAACTACCCCAAACTGCAGCAGCAGAAGGAACGCCTGGAGACCCACGCCGCCAACATCGTGCCCGTGGTTTCGCTGATCTTCGCGGCCGGCATCTTCGTGGGCATCCTCTCGGGCACCAAGATGGTGGACGCCATCGCCAACAGCGTGATCGCCATGGTGCCCGACTGGATGGGCCCCTACATGGCCGTGGTGACGGCCGTGTTGAGCATCCCGTTCACCTTCTTCATCTCCAACGACGCCTTCTACTTCGGCATCCTGCCCATCCTGGCCAAAACGGCCGCCGTCTACGGCATCGGCCCGGTCGAGATCGCCCGTGCCTCGCTCGTGGGCCAGCAGGTGCACCTGCTGAGTCCGCTGGTGGCCTCGACCTATCTGCTGGTCGGCTTGGCCAAGGTGGAATTCGGCGACCACCAGCGCTTCACGCTGCTGTGGGCGCTGTCCGCAGCCATCGTGATGCTGGTGGCCATGCTGGTGCTGGGCGTCATACCGCTGACGGGGAGCGCCACATGA